tttccaacccaattatgaccGACCAATATCTTGTGATCATAGGCGTTTATTGTTGCTCTCCACAACCAGTTGCTAATGTATTGCAGGTTGTAAAGATAAATTTGGTAGCCATACAATGAATTCAttgctgaatatatatatatatatatatatatatatatatatatatatggtgttaTACCACGTGCACATCACGTGATTGTTGGGTACCAAAGGAAACCCTAGAACAGATGGATTCCCACCAACCATCCGAACCACGTGCGTTCGCGTCGCCACCCGCCGTCGCATCCAATCCGCGTCTCACAATAAAcaaaaaagaggaggaaaaggaaaagaaaacaagcagcctctttcttctcttccacTCTCGCGCAGGTCCACGAGCTCATTTCTTCGCACAGAAATGGAGCTAACGGCGCAGCAGCTGAGGGGTTTTGATGGCTCGGACGAGAGCAAGCCCATCTACGTCGCCATCCGCGGCGCCATCTACGATGTCTCCTCCGGCAAGGGCTTCTACGGTCCCGGCGGCCCCTACGCGGTCTTTGCCGGCCGCGAGGCCAGCCGTGCCCTCGCCAAGATGAGCAAGAGCGAGGAAGACGTCTGCGGCGACCTCGACGGCCTCTCTGACAAGGAGCTCGGTGTCCTCGCCGACTGGGAGAACAAGTTCCAAGCCAAGTACCCGGTCGTCGGCCGCCTCGCCTCTTAGATaaccaacccaacccaaccctcCCCTTCCCTCTCTGTCGCTTGTCGTAAAAAATCTGAACTTTATGCCGTTTACAGGTTAGATCTGTTGGGTCCTCTGTGAATCCAACTAAATAAGTGTTGATTGTCTGAGGGTGTGgttagatgctatgattgcttctTGAATCCCTCAAGTTTATCTACGCGTGCACTAAAAATGGAAATTTTATGCTTATTGAACTGTGTTTGTTTGTGCGTGAAGTAGGTAAAATGCTTAATTATCTAGATGGTGTCATGCCACTTTAAAAACAAACCACTCTAATCCATAAATTCAACCAAGTTGTGAGGATTTACTAAGATTTGCCTCTTCAATCCCTCAGGTACATCACTGTATGCACTAGAAAATGAAAACACCTAATGATAATTGAGCTTGATTTGTGCGGCTATATGTGGCTGTCAGGTTCAGTGTAATCAAGTTAATGGGTGAAGAGTCATTGAACTTAGCTAGACCTTACCATGCTTCTTTGTTCCTGAGTAAAACATCAGAACCAAGTTTTGACTGGAGCCCTCGTGCACAATTTTCACTGGATTTGTTATGAAACAAATAAATGTGTTCTGTGGTTTTGTTGTTATATGCTTGCCAATTCTACTAGTCTATGATTCAACGATAACAACTACAAGATGTCGTAAGTATTTGAGGTTGCCACATTGATCTTTTTCGGCCATTGAGTTTTGTATTTACTGACAATCTTGGTTAAATCAGGAAGTATGTAAATCATTATTTGAAGTTTTTGTAAAATTCTCTTAGCTGTTTTACCTCTTCTACATGTTCTTGCATCAACAATACTAATTGACATTCTTTGTCTAACTACATGTTTTGCCTAATTGTTTTTTTGGCAAAACTAACAGATGACTACATAAGCAAACTTTATAACTGAAATGAAGGTTCTTATATTTAATGAGTTATTATTAGATACCATTAGTTCTGGTTCAGAATATGTACTTGTCATCGTTCTTGTTGATGATTAAGCTCTTCtaccttaattttttttctttcctcttgctTTGTTGGTTGCTAATGGAATCATAAGGAGGTAATTAAGTCTGAATTTTATCTTTCAGCTTTCCGATCAATTTTCATTTGATTTTTCTGGATTTATGTCTGTCAAAAGTAGGTTGTTCGGAAGTCCTTCCGAGATCATGGATTCGGCATTGACTGTTATATTTTTCATGGTTGTTTCAGAATTGTCTTGTTACTGCTTGCCAAGAAAAGCATACTCTACTCAGCTACATGTCCTATGGTAGCTTCTAAAAGCTCAAAAGAACTCTTAGATGGATTTGTAGGAATAGAGTTCGGGGCATACCATTGTATCTGTCTGACATGAATAATAGCTTTTCATATAAAGTTGTCATTCATTCTAAAAGAATCTTTTTTGGAATTATATTTCATTCGG
The window above is part of the Musa acuminata AAA Group cultivar baxijiao chromosome BXJ2-6, Cavendish_Baxijiao_AAA, whole genome shotgun sequence genome. Proteins encoded here:
- the LOC135614333 gene encoding probable steroid-binding protein 3, yielding MELTAQQLRGFDGSDESKPIYVAIRGAIYDVSSGKGFYGPGGPYAVFAGREASRALAKMSKSEEDVCGDLDGLSDKELGVLADWENKFQAKYPVVGRLAS